The genome window AGCGTGTCGCCGAGGGAGTCGGTCTTGATGAGGTATACGTCTGTGTTGCTTCCCTCGAAGATGGAGGTTTGTCCAGCAATGATGTAGCCGCCGTCGGCGGTCTGTCGGACCGAGAAGCCGCGGTCGTCGCCTATTCCGCCGTAGGTGCGCTGGAAGGTGATTTGGGCGGGGAGGAATGAGGGCAAGAGGATTGCGGCCAAGGCGGCCAGGGCCAGAGCGGAAGAGAACCGGTTACGATACATGACGACCTCCTGAGACCATTTCGTGAGCGTCTGAGATGATAGGCTCGGGGCTGGGCTTGTCAAATGCGCGGGCGCGAACCTACGGTCGTGGGTTGCCGCGGAGGTTGATACCTACCGGACAGCTTTCTGAATAGCTCGGGACATTGGTCTCCGGATTGCCTGGCAGGTTGCTCTCTGGGCTCGCTTCCGGGCGATTCGCCCGGCAGCCTGTGGAGCTATCCGCGGGGCAGTTCTGCCCGGAGCTCTCCGGGCAGTTCGCCCTGCTCCTATCCGGACAGCCTTCCGAATAGCTGACCGAACAGCAGTCCGGATAGCTCTCCGGATTCCTCACCGGATAGCCTGCGGAGCAGTCTCCCGAACTGCTCGCGGGGCAGCCTCGAGAACAGCTCGCAGAATAGCCTGGGGGACGGGACAGGGGAGAAAGGAGAATGACGAATAACTAATTGCTAATGGGGAAGTTAGGAAACCGGAAGGCTCGACCGGAGGAGGACATATAGGAAACTGGGAGGGTGCGGCCAGCCTCAAATGGGGTGTCGGATTGCGCCTGCTTCCGAAGGAAGTGGGGAGCCTCTTGATGCGGTCCGGGCGAGAGCCGGGACACGACTGCGGACGAAAGCGCGGACAGCCACGGGCGGATCCCAAATGGGGACAGTCCCACAGAGCGCTTGCGTCGGACTCAGCGCGGGACAGTCCCCATTCGGGCGGGACAGCTCCCGCATCCGCCTGCAAGACTGGGGACACGATCCCAAACGTCGGACGTTTGGGTCATGTCCCTGCGCTGCTTCGTCTGGGGGCGAGGAAGAGGACTGCAATGACCGGGCGGACAAATGAGCCGCCGTGGGCATCGATGAGCTTGCGAATGGCACGGAAGACTTCGTTCCTGACCTTGGGTGCGAGGATGGCGTGGTCGGACATGGTCTTCAGCAGTCCGATGTAGCTGTCAGCCGTGTACTCCTTCTGCCACGGGTAGCGGAGAATGGTGACCGGGCCGAACAGGCCCGAGCTCGTGATCTTCCTGCTCTGCCGTAAGATGCGCTCTTCCGGCGGTTTGGAGAGATGCACCTGCGGAGCGATGCGACGGTAGAGTGCACGCAGGTCGTTGTAGAACCTGTTGTCGGGGACATCCACGAAGTTCCAAAGCAGGGCCAGCGAGCCGGATGGTCTCAGTACCTTGGCGCAGCGCGTGAAGGCAAGCTTGGCAGGAATCCAGTGGAAGGCGGTGGCAGACAGGGCAAGGTCAAAGGGCTCGGGGCAATCTGCCCTCGGGACACGATCCGAAATCGCAGGACGATTTCGGTCATGTCCCACGGGCTGCCAATCTTCGAAAGCTGTGTTGAGTATCTCGACGTTGGGGAAAGCTGCCAGGTTCTCGCGGCAGAGGCGGGCCATGCTCGCGCCCAGTTCGATGCCCGTGATCGAGAAGCCGCGGCGGGCGAGGGGTAGAGTTGCTTGCCCGGTGCCGGGGCCGATTTCCAGGATGCGGCCGGCTACCGGGATACCCGACATCCGTACCAGGTCGTTGAATAGCGGTTCGGGGTAGCCGGGCCGGAACCTGTCGTACAGCCGGGCGCCGGCATCGAACGAGTGCTTTCTCAGTTGATGCCGTTCGCGCGCTTTCAAGGGGCGGTCCGGGAGTTCGTGCCCACGCATTGATCTGAGTAGTCCTGAGCTTACCGCGCTCCCGGGCACGCGTCCACATCCGGCACTGCGAAAAGCGAGCCGCGAGTCCTGCCGGAATGGTTGACCGGCAAGGAGAGGGGGCTATCATATTACTCTCTGGAAGAGTACCAAAGGAGCAAAGCGATGAGACAGCTGCTTGTATTGCTGGTTCTGGTTTCCGTTCCGCTCTCGGCGGCAACGATGACGAGGACCGCGAAGTTCGCTCAGAGCGATCTGGTCATCTCCTCCCAGGACGGCTTCGACAACATCGAGCTGCCGGGCGGAGTCGGACTGATCCAGCCGGGCGCGCCGCGCGTGCCGCGCGTGGTCGAGGCGCTGGCGATTCCTTCCGGGGCCGTGCCGACGGGCGTGCAGGTCACGGAAGTGGAGTGGACGACGCTGCCCGGGACCTACAAGATAGGGCCGGCCCAGCCGGACGTGCCCCTGCCGCAGCCCGGCAAGTCGTTCACGCCCACGCTCTACAAGCAGGACGAGGCCATCTACGGGTCGAGCCAGCCTTACCCCGCCACGGTTGCGGTACTGACCGGCTACGGGACGATGGGCGGGTATCGCATCGCTCACGTTGAGCTGCACCCGGTGCGCTACATCCCGACCACCGGTGAGCTGCAGGTAGCGACGAAGCTGAGCTACCGGCTGGAGCACGCCGGCGGCCTGCCCGCTGCCGTGGCGACGCCGCACCAGCAGACGCTGTTCGGCGACATGGTGCGGTCTTTCGTCAAGAACGCCAGGGACGTCAACAAGCATGCACCTCAGGTACGTCGCGCGACGTCGCTGTCACTCCCGTCCGGCCACTATGAGTACGTGGTCATCACCGACTCGGTGATGGACACGGTGTTCCAGCGGCTGGCGGACTGGAAAACTGCCAAGGGTGTTCCCGGCACGGTCGTGCGGACGAGCTACATCTACGCCAACTACTCCGGATACGACAACCAGGAGAAGATCCGCAACTTCATCAAAGACGCCCGCACTACCTGGGGCACGATCTACGTGCTGCTCGGCGGCCAGGGCGACTATGTCTCGAATGGCCAGAACATCATCCCGACGCGGATGGCGAACTACGGCGAGGACGAGCCCTGCGACCTCTACTATGCCGGGCTCGACGGCACCTGGGACTTCAACAACAACCACACCTACGGTCAACTCGCCGACTCGGCCGACATGTACTCGGATGTTTTCGTGGGCCGGGCTCCCGTCTACAACGTTGCCATGGCCCGGAACTTCGTGAACAAGGTCCTGAAGTACGAGCAGGACCCGCCCACCGGCTTCATCAAGAAGATGGGGTTGTACACCGCGATTCTCTGGTCGAGCTACGAGGAGCGGCCGTTGCAGGAGTCGCTGGCCCGCATGACGCCGTCCGGCTGGTCCGACCAGAAGCTCTATGAACGGACAAGCACGCTCTCCCGTCAGGCGGTCAACGACTCGATGAAAGGCGGTGTCGGCATGGGCCACTGGAACGGCCACGGCAACCAGAGCGGCATTTACATGGGCTCCAACCCGTTCTTCAATTCGAGCGATGCCGACGCGCTCACTAACGGCGACAAGACCGGCATCGTGGTTTCCATTGCCTGCGACTGCGCGGCGTGGGACTGGGTGCCGAACGGCGACTGCCTGGCCGAGCACATGGTCAACCGGGTCGGCGGCGGCTGCGTCGCCACGATCATGAACACCCGCTATGGCTACGGTGCGCTGAACCAGCAAGGCCAGTACGTGCCCGGTCCGTCCGAGCGGCTGGACACCACCTTCTTTGCCGGGGTGTTCTACTACGGGGCGCCGCATACCGGCCAGGCGCTGGCACGCTCCAAAGCCTGCTGGGCGCCCTATGCGGATTCGCTCTACCAATATGACATGCAGCGGTACTGCATCTACGACCTGAACCTGATCGGCGACCCGGAGACACCGCTCTGGACCGCCGACCCGACGGCCCTCAGCGTCTCCCACGCCGGGGTGGTGAACATCGGCAACAACATCCCGTATTCAGTCACGGTGACGGCGGCGATGGACGCGCCGGTGGAGTCGGCGATGGTCTGCCTCAAGAAAGGCAGCGAAGTGGACGTGAAGGGATGGACCAATTCCAGCGGGCAATTGACGCTCTACGTGTCAGCCCAGACGCCCGGGCAGATGTTCATGGCGGTGAACTCCCGGAACCACTACATCTTCCAGGATACGGTAACGGTCATCTCCAGTTCGCGCTACGTATCGCACCTGCGTTCGGCCATCTCCGATCCGGGGCCGGGCGGCAACAACGACTCGATACTCAACCCGGGCGAGACGGTCAAGGTACCGATGTGGGTCAAGAACTGGGGTCAACTGACCGCCAACTCGGTTACCGCCAAGCTGAGGACCTTTGACCCGAATGCCCAGGTGACCGACTCGGCCAGGACGTTCGGCAACATCAACGCCGGGGATTCCGCCTACACCGGCTCGAACGGGTTCGGCCTGCGAGTGAACTCGGGCCTGAACAACGGTTATCCGGTCACCTGCTCGCTCTACTGCCGGGATGTGCTCGACTCAACCTGGGTTTCGGTCGTAACCTACTTGGTCGGCGCACCGGTGCTGGCCAAGCGGGCCGTGACCGTGGTTGACTCGGCCCATGGCGGCAACAACAACGGCCGCATCGACCCGAACGAAACCGTGGACCTGATGATCCGTATCGGCAACACCGGTCTCGGCCATGGGTACAACAGCCGCGCCGTGCTCAAGTCCGGTGATGCCCGGTTCACTGTAAGCGATTCGACCGCGAGCTACGGGCTGATTCGGAAGGGTGACAGCGCCAGCAACGCGTCGGATCTCTTCACCGTCCATGCCGGCTCGATTCCCCCGGAGACGCCGGTCTCCTGCACGCTCCGCTACTATGCCGACGGCGGGTACACGAAGACCGAGCAGCTCACGATAGTCGTGGGCGAGCTGCGGTCGAGCGACCCCGTTCCGGACGGCCCGCGCACGCCGGTAGTCTACTACGCCTACGACGATGGCGATTCGCTCTACACCAAGCACCCGGCCTATGAATGGGTTGAGATCAACGGCGTCGGCACGCAGCTGAGCTTCTCGCAGAACGACGATGTGACGATGATTAGTTTGCCGGCAGCGTTCGGACCGTTCAAGTTCTATGGCCAGCGCTACACGCAGATCTCGATCTCTGCCGACGGCTGGATTGCCGGCGGGAACTACACGACGGGCAACTACACCAATACGCAGCTGCCCAGCACAGCGGCGCCACGGGCGGCCATGTTCCTCAACTGGGACGACCTGGCGCCTGCCACCGACGGCTCAGGCTACCTCTACTACTACCATGACACCGCCAACCACCGTTTCATAGTCGAGTACGACTCGGTGGAGTACTGGAACACCTCAGGCGCGGATAAGTTCCAGGTCATTATCTACGATACTACCGTCACGACCTACACGGGTGACAATGCTTTCCTGGTTCAGTACAAGACCGCCAACATGTACACCGGTGCCACGCTCGGCATCCAGGACCAGACCAAGGTAATCGGCATCCAGTGTCTGTTCAACGGCAGCTACCACAAGGCCTGCGAACCGATTGCTCCGGGACGGGCGATCCTGTACACGACCGATCCGCCGACAGTCGCTGTGGCGGAAGAGCACAAACCGGCCAGCGTGCCGACGAAGCTGGCTTTGAGCGTCCGTCCCAACCCCTTGCGCACCCGCGTCTCGCTCTCCTACGCGGTGCCGGTTGCTGGGCGCGTGAGCATCAAGGTGTATGACGCTGCCGGCAGAGTCGTCCGCGACCTCGTCAACGAGGAGATCGCCGCGGGCCGGTACTCGGCTACCTGGGACGGCAGTTCTGCCGATGGCAGGAGGATTGCCAATGGCGTGTACTTCTGCAAGCTCGTTTCACCGATCGGGGCGCGTCAACAGAAGCTGGTAGTCGCCCGGCGCTAGGCGCGAGACATGAACCGTGGGGCGGGCTCTGGCCCGCCCCTTTTCTTTTCGTCCGGCCCGGGGTTCTCTGGTTCGATGCGTCGCTCGCGGAGCACCCGAACCAGCGCGTGGTCTGCGGCCCTTCGCGGCAGGTCCGGGCCGTCCACCATTGACCCACGGGCTCGCGAAGTTATCATTGTTGGTCTGTTACCACATGCAAAAGGAGTATAAGTGAGAAAGTGGCTCGTATTGCTGGTTCTGATATCGGTTCCGCTGCTGGCCGGTACGGTTACCCGAACGGCAAGCTTCGACAGTGATGATCTGATCTTCTCCACGTATGGCGGGTTCGACAATGTCGAGCTGCGCGGCGGGACCGGGCTGCTCCAGGTCGGAGCGCCGCGCGTTCCGCTGGCCGTCCAGCGCGTGCTGGTCCCGGCCGGCGCCGTTCCGACAGGGGTCGAACTCGTGTCCGCAGACTGGACCACGATTCCCGGACGCTACAACCTGGCGCCGGCCCAGCCGGACGTGCCGCTGGCGATGCCGGGCAAGGTCTTCGACCTGCCCGAGCAGGCACAGGACCAGGCGATCTACTCGGCCAACACCTTCTATCCATCCAGTTGCCTGCGGCTGGGGGAGCCAGCGACGCTGGCCGGGTACCGGATGGCGTCGGTGGAATTGCGGCCGGTACGGGTGAACCCGGTTTCGGGCGAGCTGCAACTCGCGACGCGCATCGAGTACCGGATCAGTTACGATGCCGGCAACAGCGATGCTTTCGTGCCGTCGCAGGAGCAGCGCGACTACTACTCCGCTATGGTGCGGGAGATGGTCGTCAATGACAACGATGTCAACCGCTTCGCGCCCTCGGTCCGCCGTTCGGCCACGCTCTCACTACCGTCCGGTAACTACGTGTACGTAGTCATCAGCGCACCACCGCTGGACACGTGCTTCGCCAGACTGACCGCCTGGAAGACCCTGAAGGGTGTGCCGGCCACGACCGTTCTGCTTTCCTACATCACTGCGAACTACTCCGGCTACGATACGCAGGAGAAGATCCGCAACTTCATTAAGGACGCGTACCAGACCTGGGGCACCCGCTACGTGCTGCTGGGTGGCTCTGCCGACCACAAGACCAGCGGGCAGAACATCATTCCGACGCGCGACTGCTGGTACACGACCCTGGGCATCGGGTACTACAATGACGAGGAT of candidate division WOR-3 bacterium contains these proteins:
- a CDS encoding methyltransferase domain-containing protein is translated as MRGHELPDRPLKARERHQLRKHSFDAGARLYDRFRPGYPEPLFNDLVRMSGIPVAGRILEIGPGTGQATLPLARRGFSITGIELGASMARLCRENLAAFPNVEILNTAFEDWQPVGHDRNRPAISDRVPRADCPEPFDLALSATAFHWIPAKLAFTRCAKVLRPSGSLALLWNFVDVPDNRFYNDLRALYRRIAPQVHLSKPPEERILRQSRKITSSGLFGPVTILRYPWQKEYTADSYIGLLKTMSDHAILAPKVRNEVFRAIRKLIDAHGGSFVRPVIAVLFLAPRRSSAGT
- a CDS encoding T9SS type A sorting domain-containing protein, whose translation is MRQLLVLLVLVSVPLSAATMTRTAKFAQSDLVISSQDGFDNIELPGGVGLIQPGAPRVPRVVEALAIPSGAVPTGVQVTEVEWTTLPGTYKIGPAQPDVPLPQPGKSFTPTLYKQDEAIYGSSQPYPATVAVLTGYGTMGGYRIAHVELHPVRYIPTTGELQVATKLSYRLEHAGGLPAAVATPHQQTLFGDMVRSFVKNARDVNKHAPQVRRATSLSLPSGHYEYVVITDSVMDTVFQRLADWKTAKGVPGTVVRTSYIYANYSGYDNQEKIRNFIKDARTTWGTIYVLLGGQGDYVSNGQNIIPTRMANYGEDEPCDLYYAGLDGTWDFNNNHTYGQLADSADMYSDVFVGRAPVYNVAMARNFVNKVLKYEQDPPTGFIKKMGLYTAILWSSYEERPLQESLARMTPSGWSDQKLYERTSTLSRQAVNDSMKGGVGMGHWNGHGNQSGIYMGSNPFFNSSDADALTNGDKTGIVVSIACDCAAWDWVPNGDCLAEHMVNRVGGGCVATIMNTRYGYGALNQQGQYVPGPSERLDTTFFAGVFYYGAPHTGQALARSKACWAPYADSLYQYDMQRYCIYDLNLIGDPETPLWTADPTALSVSHAGVVNIGNNIPYSVTVTAAMDAPVESAMVCLKKGSEVDVKGWTNSSGQLTLYVSAQTPGQMFMAVNSRNHYIFQDTVTVISSSRYVSHLRSAISDPGPGGNNDSILNPGETVKVPMWVKNWGQLTANSVTAKLRTFDPNAQVTDSARTFGNINAGDSAYTGSNGFGLRVNSGLNNGYPVTCSLYCRDVLDSTWVSVVTYLVGAPVLAKRAVTVVDSAHGGNNNGRIDPNETVDLMIRIGNTGLGHGYNSRAVLKSGDARFTVSDSTASYGLIRKGDSASNASDLFTVHAGSIPPETPVSCTLRYYADGGYTKTEQLTIVVGELRSSDPVPDGPRTPVVYYAYDDGDSLYTKHPAYEWVEINGVGTQLSFSQNDDVTMISLPAAFGPFKFYGQRYTQISISADGWIAGGNYTTGNYTNTQLPSTAAPRAAMFLNWDDLAPATDGSGYLYYYHDTANHRFIVEYDSVEYWNTSGADKFQVIIYDTTVTTYTGDNAFLVQYKTANMYTGATLGIQDQTKVIGIQCLFNGSYHKACEPIAPGRAILYTTDPPTVAVAEEHKPASVPTKLALSVRPNPLRTRVSLSYAVPVAGRVSIKVYDAAGRVVRDLVNEEIAAGRYSATWDGSSADGRRIANGVYFCKLVSPIGARQQKLVVARR